Genomic DNA from Manihot esculenta cultivar AM560-2 chromosome 15, M.esculenta_v8, whole genome shotgun sequence:
CTTCATGTCCCTAAATTACCAGATTAATGATTCCTCCTCTGGCAATAATGATGCTTAATTGTATTACAAGCTTCAACCATTATACTTCAGACCAAGTTCCCAAGTCTACAGACACAGATCATATTACAAATTTCAGGAAGCTACAAGGTTGTTTGTCATAGAACAAGAAGGAAAAGCAAAGGATATTTCTTGAACTTTATGAAACTTAAGCTATGGAAGTGTTTTATTTTATCATACAgctatatttatatatgtataacaAAATAAGAAAAGGAAGCTGAAGTGAAAATCAAACCATTTACATCCAGGGCACTTGAGAACTGACCAGAGACTCTGTAAATTCAACACGAAAAAGAAGTGTTTGCCATTTTTGCAGACTTCTGTCTCCCATTTTAGTTTCAAAGTCACACTTGTTCATTCATTGTCTTTCTTGACAAAAATCAAAGGAAATTCATCATCTTGCTCTGAGAAACCAAGATCATCGCCGCAGCCCTTTAACGATTGGTAAACTTGGTACATGGACAATCGATCCTTAGGCCAAGTAACCACACAGTTCAAAGCAATCTTCAGGAACTGCAAGATCTCCTCGTCGTGTCCCTTCCCACAAAGAGTCTTATCAATTGCATCCTTCATTCTACCAGAACTTGAGAGATTATTCACCCAATCCACCAAGCTACCCTTGAATCCTTCTTCAGAAGTACTGAAATCAAGAGGTTTTAGCCCAGTCACAAGCTCTAGAAGCACCACCCCAAATCCATACACATCCCCTTTCAATGAAGGAACCATAGTGCTAGAGTACTCTGGTGCCATGTAACCAAATTCTCCTAAACCCCCATCAATATAACTGCTCTCATTAGCATCTGCGGAATTCATGAGCCTTGCCAATCCAAAATCCATGATCCTAGCATCAAAATCTTCATCAACAAGAATCACCTTTGAGCATATGTATTGGTGCAAGAGTGGAGGCTGGCACCCATGATGAAGCCAAGCTAGACCCCTAGCAGCACCCAAACCAATTCTGAATCTTGTTGGCCAATCCAATAAGGCACCATTTCCATGAAGCAAAGCATACAAAGTCCCATTAGACATTTGCTTATAAACTAAAAGCTTCTCATCCTCCACAACACAAAAACCCAAAAGGGGTGTCAAATTCGGATGTCTAAGCTGTCCTAATAGATTCATCTCGCCGCGAAACTGCTTCTCACCGAGTTTACAAGCATTAAGACGCTTGATTGCAAGTGCAGATCCATCAGGAAGAACTGCCTTGTAGGTAGAACCTGTTCTAGTAGAAATTATGACATTCTCAGCACTAAAATTGTTAGTAGCTACCATTAAATCAGCCAATTTAACCTTAACAAGAGGCTTTTGAAACAGTGAAACCTGAACAAGCCTATAAGCCCTCAGCCTGTCAGCCCAACTAGTTTCATCACCTCTTCCAATGCCATAACCTCTCTTTCCCCTCTTAGAATGCTTCAAATGATACCACCACCACACCCCAAATGCAAATAACAAAGATGCTGCAGCACCAAAGATCCCAGCAGCAATTATAATGGCAAGATTCTTCTTGCTTAACCCACCACACTTGGATCCTAAGGGCTTCCCACAAAGTCCATCATTCCCAGAAAAATCCCCAGCATCAAAATTACTAAAGAAGGAAGGAATTGAACCAGTAAGATCATTATTTGCCACAGAGAACCTCTTTAGCCTACCCAAACTAGAGAATTCAATAGGTATAGGTCCAGAGAGACGATTATCTGAAAGTATCAAATTATTCAAATAAGTACAGTTCACAAGATAATGTGGTATGGGCCCTGAAAGATCATTATTCGATAGATCAAGATTAACTAAATAAGGCAGCCAGGTACATATCTGAGGAGGAATTGGACCAGAGAGAGCATTAGATGAAAGATCTAAATTTTGAAGGTTCTTACAGTCCTTTAAGGACTCAGGGAATTGTCCAGACAGCATCATCTGGCGTAATTGAAGGCTGATAATCCTGTTTTCCTGATCATTCCAACAAGAAACACCGACAAAGTCGCAGAGGAATCCAGATGTCGAGTTGGCGAAGTTCCAGTAGCTGAGCATCCCTTGTGGGTCGCTAAGCGAAGCTTTAACACCTTGCAAGCACTTCACATCATCTACACCAATTACAGAAGAAACTAAGCAAACCCATATAATACTAGTTGATACCGTGAGTAAAGTAGCAATTTTTCGACTTTGAATTGAACGACCCTTCATAATGAACCAAACCCAGATCAAAACCTCTACTAAATCTTTGTTTTTACAAGAAAATCAGAACCATGGTGAATTTCAGATACAGAGCAAGCGAgaaagagggagagagagaagagatgagAGATTTTCTTGATGGGTTAGAAAAATCAAAGCTTGTGTGCGCGTTAAACGTTAGAATGGTCTAAAGAGAAAGGAGACAAACAGACAAAGAAGGAAGAGAAGGATTGACTTTGATGATATGAATTTTGTGGGGAAGAAATTTAGCAGAAACAATGTTAAAGAAAGTCTAAGAAGAGAATTGTTGattatttctttttcaattatGCGTTTTTtctatcattatttatttaagagaaaattaattatttaattatttggttTTAGGTCAGTGCTTTTCTTTTCGTAACTTCTTTTTCTAATGGCGAGTGATTACGGTTTCTTTGACCAAAGGTGGGCGCTTGTTGTCttaattaaagtttttttttttttctttttttcccttaaaatcttttaaaataaactgaattcactcgaatatttttctaaacgtaaatatgaaatattttaaatttcattaataaacGTTTGCACCTATTCACTTTCATTTAATACGCTTTAATAATATAAGAAatcataagaaaaaaaaatctatccaTTTTCTCTCTCCAGTTACTAGAGGAGGAAAAAAAACCTCTTAATCTATCTttctttttagatttatttaatttaatagttagaTACAATTCATTAATAGTTAGCGCTGATAATTGATAATTAATTGATGACAACTAATTATAATTGAATATCTAAAGtgtttgataaattatatatagtttttactattaaattatatatagtttttcctatttatttataaagtgagaaataaaagtatatataatataatttaagcaAAAGTTTCATTTAAGCTCTTAAATAAATACTAAAAGTGCAATTAagcttttaaataattttcggATCTAATCAGATACTCaaacttattaaataaaataatttagcgCTAATATAATAGATGAGTatcttattaaataaaataaattagcgCTAATATAATAGTAATTTAATGCTGTTTATTTAAAAGGCAGAGAGTGGCCCATA
This window encodes:
- the LOC110601904 gene encoding inactive LRR receptor-like serine/threonine-protein kinase BIR2; the protein is MKGRSIQSRKIATLLTVSTSIIWVCLVSSVIGVDDVKCLQGVKASLSDPQGMLSYWNFANSTSGFLCDFVGVSCWNDQENRIISLQLRQMMLSGQFPESLKDCKNLQNLDLSSNALSGPIPPQICTWLPYLVNLDLSNNDLSGPIPHYLVNCTYLNNLILSDNRLSGPIPIEFSSLGRLKRFSVANNDLTGSIPSFFSNFDAGDFSGNDGLCGKPLGSKCGGLSKKNLAIIIAAGIFGAAASLLFAFGVWWWYHLKHSKRGKRGYGIGRGDETSWADRLRAYRLVQVSLFQKPLVKVKLADLMVATNNFSAENVIISTRTGSTYKAVLPDGSALAIKRLNACKLGEKQFRGEMNLLGQLRHPNLTPLLGFCVVEDEKLLVYKQMSNGTLYALLHGNGALLDWPTRFRIGLGAARGLAWLHHGCQPPLLHQYICSKVILVDEDFDARIMDFGLARLMNSADANESSYIDGGLGEFGYMAPEYSSTMVPSLKGDVYGFGVVLLELVTGLKPLDFSTSEEGFKGSLVDWVNNLSSSGRMKDAIDKTLCGKGHDEEILQFLKIALNCVVTWPKDRLSMYQVYQSLKGCGDDLGFSEQDDEFPLIFVKKDNE